GCAGCTTGCGCAGGCCGCGCTCGCCGAGCACGTCCATACGGGGGGCGTCGTGGGGGCGCAGGCGGCGCACGGTTTCGTGCAGGGCGGTGAGAACAATAGCCCCGGCAAAGCCAGCGGCAAGAGAACGCAGAATGCTCATGGTGGTAGGCGCGGTTAGCGGTGCCGCATAGTCAGACGCAAAGCGGCCTACCGGGTTGCGCAAAATTTTGCCTAAGGTTGCGCGGCTGCGGCGTGGCACCTTATCTTTGCAGCCCCGGCGGCTTCGCTGGCCGGGCATTGCCGATTTAGCTCAGCTGGTAGAGCAGCTCATTCGTAATGAGCAGGTCGTTGGTTCGAGTCCAATAATCGGCTCACACTTGCAGTACCGGAACGCCCGGAAAACTGATTTTCACGTCGTGAAGGCAGTTTTCCGGGTTTTTTACGTCTGGCCCCAGGGGTTTCCAACCCTGAAACCCCTGGCAGCTTATAGCTGTGCCCTAGCCCCAAAAGCTAGGGGACTCGGGCGGGCGCAGCCGCAACCTTACGGCACGGCCTGTTATTGAGCAGTGACAAGCAAGCGGGGCCTGCTCAGGTAACCGTCCAGGGCTTTGCTACCGGTCGGTATAGTGGTAGTAGTAGCGGGCAGGCCGGCAGCGTAGCGGGTAGGTGCCGCAAAGCGAGCCACTTTGTGGTGGGGGGCAGGGGCCGAAAGGCGCAGGATGGCCAGCAGCAAGCCAAGAAAAACGAGGGTCAGCAACTTGTTCATAGCAAAAAGAGAAAGAGTGGGTAAGCGGAAGGATAAAAAAGTAATCTTTGGCTAGTTGGGCGCGGGCGCGGGCGTAAGTGGGGCTTCGGTGGGCGGAGGCGAGGGCGGATTTTTGCTGGGTGCGGGTGCAGGCCACGGCGGGGGGGTAGGCGGTGCCACCTCAGTCGGTGTACTCGGCGGCGCGGGTGCGGGGCAGCCGCGGGTGGCCCAGCTGCCTTTTTCCTTGAGGCACTTGTCGTAGCGGTTACTCACGCCGTCGCCATCCTTATCGGGGCGGCGGTGGCGGCGCAGGGCCAGGGCCAGCCCAAAATACACATCGGCCCCGGTGGCCGTGCTCAGGCCCAGCAGGCCGCCCAGGTTATCGGAGCCCAGCACCAGCGGCCCCATCCGCAGCATCGCGCCCACTTGCAGCTGCCGGTAGCCATTGGCCCATACCACCGGCAGGGCCAGCTCGGCCCGACTGAATTCGAGGCGCGGCGTGAGGGCCAGCAGGCTGGCCGTGTGGCTGCCGAGGCTACGCGCTGGCAGCAGGCTTTGGGTCCAGAGCAGGCCGGCGTAGAAGTGGCCGGCCACCTGGTAGTCGGCCGTGAAGCGCAGGGCCGCCGGCAGGTAGGTTGTGAATTCGCGGCTCGTGCTGCTGAGGCCCACCAGGCGCTGCGCCGTGTTTTCGACTGACTGCAAAGTTTTGAATCTCAGCGTATCGAGCTGGCTTAGGCGCACCGTGGCAGTATTGGCCAGTTGGCCCTGGCGCACGTGCTGGTCGTTATTGTAGGCCAGGGCCCCGAGGTCGGTGAGGGCCAGGCCCAGGCGCAGACGGTACTTGTTCTGGCTGTCGTCGGGGCGGTCCTGCCCATCCATCTGGTAATTGTGCTGCTCGTAGTCGGGCCGCCACTCATAGGTCAAGCCCAGGTCGGCCCCGTAGCCGCGGCCCAGCTGCTGGTTGCCGTAGAGCGAGCCCGCCGTAAAGCCATTTTGCCCATACAGCCGGTAGTCGGTGAGGCCGTAGCTGAGCTGGCGGCTTTGCAGCTCAATACTGTTCTTATCCAGCACCTTAAACTGCACGCCCTCGTTGCGCACATAGCCGCCGCCCAGCCCTACCAGGTATTTCAGGGTGAGGCCGCCCTTGAAAAAATGGGTGGTATTGGGGGTGAAGGTGCGGGCGTAGGTGAGGGCAAACTCGTGGTAGGCGCTGGCCTCCAGGTGGAAGCTGTTGTCGGTGAGCAGCTGGTTGGCCAGGCCCAGCTGGTCGGCCTGGCCCAGGCCATAGCGCGCCAGCTGAGCCAGGCTGTAGCTCACGCCGCTGGCCTGCGCGAAGCCCCGCACCCGGCTGCTGAAGGCGATGGCCGCGCGCGGCCCCAGCGTCAGCATGAAGGAGGGTAGGCGCACCTCGGCGGTGGCGCTGGCCTGCTGCGGCCCGCTACGGCCCTCCTGCTCCACTAGATAGTCCTTTTTAAAAGAAAAGCCGCTTTCCTAGGGCTTCTGGGGCAGGTTTAGGCGCAGGTAAGTATTGTTGAAGCTGGCCCCGGCACCGGCCAGGTTCAGGTAGGCACTCAGGCGCGAGTCGGCCAGGGCGCTGGGGTTGAGGTAGGCGCTGTTGGTGCCGCCGTAGTTGCTCTGGGCCAGGCCCAGCCAATTCTGCGCCGCGGCCGGCTGCATCGCGCCCGCCAGCAGCCAAAGACCGGGTAGCAGGCACGCCGCTACCCGGCTCCGACGCGGAGTACTATTTGTTTTCATAGTTGAGGAAAGAGAGCGTAAGTGGTGGCTGGCTATGCGGTAGCCCAACCCCCACTACAAAGCTCCCTCACTCCTTAACCAGCTACAATACCCAGTTTTAGGTAATTTTTTCCTGGTGATTATCCTATAGCGAAAGAGCAAGTTGCCGGGCCCCGTTTTCACAGTCCATGCTCGTGGGCAAAGCGTACTAGCTCGGCCAGGCCGTGCACACCCAGCTTCTGCATCAGGTTGCGGCGGTGGGTGCTGACTGTGAGCTCGGCCAGCGAGAGCCGGGCGGCGATGGCGCGGGTCGAAAGCCCTTCGCGCACCAGCCCCACGATTTCGCGCTCGCGGGCCGACAGCTGCCGCAGGCGCAGCAGCACGTCGGCATCGACTTGCCCCGGCACGGGGGGTAGGCCGGGCAGGGGCGGGCGGGTGCGCACCCGCGCCGGAAACACGAGTTGCCCCGTGTGCACGGCCCGGATGGCGGCCAGCAGCGCATCGGCCTCGGCCGACTTATCCAGGAAGCCGTGCGCCCCTGCTGTTGCCACCTGCGCCACCAGCACCGGCGAAGTGGCACTGCTGAACACCAGCACCCGCAGCGCCGGCCACTGGCGGCGTAGCAGCGGCAGCAGGCGCAGGCCGTCGTGAGGCGAGGGCAGGTGCAGGTCAAGCAATAGCAGGCTGGCGGGGGGGGTAGGGCCGGCCTCCAGGTACGCCAGCAGCGCCTCGCCGCTGGCAAACTGCCCGCTCACTTCCAAATCCGGCTCCTGGCAGAAGAGCGCGGCCAGCCCGCGCGTGAGGGCCGGGTGGTCATCAACGAGTAGCAGGCGGCACGGCATGGGGCGAAGGAGTAAGTTAGTGAGTCAGTTAGTCAGCACGGTTTTGCGGATGGGCCCGGCTACCTTATCCATCATTTTGAGAATCATTCAGGCGCTGAATTTATAGGTTGAGCATCAGTCCATTAACTTTACCTTAAGTGCCGGTTTTTTTTTGACCGATGGCTTACCTGCCACTTTGTGGCACTTGGTCGGGGCTCGGCGAGCTTAGTCAGATGGGCAGCTCTACCGTCACGGTGGTACCCTGGCCGGGCTGGCTGCGCACCCGCACCTGGCCGCGCAGGTAGCCCGTGCGGGCCTGCACGCCGCGCAGCCCCAGACCACCCCGGCGCGGCGGCGGGGCCTGCGGGTCGAAGCCCAGGCCATCATCGGCCACGCGCAACAGCAGGGTAGTGGGCAGGCGGCGCACCGCTACCTGCACGTGGCGGGCCTGGGCGTGGCGCAGGGCATTGTGCAGCAGCTCGGCCACCATGCGGTAGGCGGCTTGCTGCACGGGTGGGGGTAGGGCGGCGGCGGCGGCATCGCAGTGGCAGCTGATGCGCGGGCCGTCGTCGGTCAGGCTCAGGGTTTCGGCGAGCAGGGCCACGGCTTCGGGCAGGGGTAGGGGCGCGCCGGGCGGCGTGGGCAGCAGCGCGTGGCTGAGGGCGCGCACGTCGTGGCGCAACTGGCGCAGCAGGGCCGCGCTGTGCACGTGGGCCTCGGTGAGGGCAGGCGGGCCGTGGGTGAGGGCCTGGCGCACGGCCCGGCCCTGCCAGGCTAGGTGCAGGGCCGTGAGGCCGGGGGCCAGCGCATCGTGCAGCTCGCGGGCCAGGGCCTCGCGCTCGTCTTCCTGGGCCACGATGAGGCGCTGGCCGGCGGCGGCGCGCTCGCGCAGGTGGCGCACGCGCCAGTCGGCGTTCTGGCGCTGGGCCTGCCGGAAGCGCGCCGGAAGCAGCGCGCTCAGCAACAGCAGCTCCAGGGCCAGGCCCCAGGCCAGGGCGTTGGGGTTGACCAGGTGAATATTGACCACTCCCGAACGATTGAGCATAAAATTAAGGCTACCCCCAAAAAAGCAGGCGTAGGCCAAGCCGTAGGAGGCCGCCAGCCGGCGCTGCGGCCGGCGGCCCCGCACGACCACGGCCAGCAGCAGCAGGCCGCCGCCCACCAGCATTATCCACAACACGGCCTCGCGGCTGCCGTTGAGAGCGGCCAGCGCGCCCGCGCCCGCCCGGCTAACCGGGTGCACCAGCAGCCCGTAGGCCAGGGAGGCGGCGGCCGCCAGCCCGCTCAGCCCCCAGCTGAGGCGATGCAGGCGGGGCCAGCCCTGGCGCAGGCGCACGAACCGGCTCAGCACCCGCAGCTGGCAGGCCAGGGCCAGCAGCAGCAGGCTATACTGCCCCAGCTGCCAGCCCAGGCTATACACTGGCTGCGGCAGCAGCCAGGCATCGAGGCCGTCTTCCATCAGCAAAAACCAGGTGCCGAACAGGATGTAAGCCCCGTACCAGAGGTAGAGGCGGTCGCGCAAGAAGGCAAACAGCAGTAGACTGAGCAGGGCGCTGCCCAGGTAGAAACCCAGCAGCCAGGTCCAGTTTTTGGTGAAGAAAAAAGCCTGCTCGTAGGCCAGGAAATCTTCGGTGGTCGTTAGGTCGGTGGGCAGGTAGGTGGCCCCGGTGTGGTTTTCCACGGCCAGGTACACCACGGCCTGGGCGTGGGCTTCCAGCCAGAAGGGCAGGCAACTGGCCCGCGCCGGAAAGCCCCGCGCCCTGGCCACTACCCGGCCGCTAGTGCCGGCCACGAAGCGTGCCGGCCCCCGCCCATCGGGCTGCACAAACAGCGCCGCGCTATCCACGAACGAGTAGAGGCTCCATACGAAGCGCGTGCGCTGGGGCAGCATGTTCACTACCGTGGCGCGCAGCCACAGCCGGTCGCGGGTGAAGCCCGCCTGAAACACCCGGCCCGGCGGCATCGACCGGAAGCGGCCCGCCGCCCACAGGGCCGCCGCCCGGCCGCCGCTCAGGGACTGCGCGCCGGGGTCGAAGCAGTAGGCGAAGTAAGGCAGCCAGGGGCCGTCATTGCGGGCTTGCAGCCGGAGGGTGTTGGCGGGCGCGGGGGAGGTAGGGAGGCGGGCCAGCGCGGCCCCCAATGGCAGCAGCCACAGCCAGCCAATAAGTAAAGCGTAGCGCATAGGCAACGGGGCGTGGATAGGGCCAGGAATTCTACCTCAACCTGCACTTAAAGTAACAAGCTAACTCCCAAATGCTTATTGGGCGCTCATGGCCGGCTGGCGCGGGTCATTTCAGCAAAGGTTCAGCCAGTTGGGTAGACCAGGCAATACCTAGTTGTAGGTAATTTTTAGGGAGCCGCCTACCCCCCGGCCCGCGGCATACGGGCGGCCCGCCGCCAACCCCGGCCCCGCCAGGCGCGTACAGAAAGGTTGTTTATGTCAACAGCATCTTCCAAACTCGCTAGCCGCGGGGGCCTGGCGGCCCACGGGGCTCTTGCCGGTCGCGCATTCGCGGCGGCATGTCGCACGGGTTTATGGGCCATGCTCGCCGAAAACATTTCCGCGCTGGCGGGGGCTGACGAAGGCAGCGCTGCCGCGCCTACTAGTGGCCGGGTAGCGGCCTACCTCCTACTGTCGCGGGCTCAACATCAGCAAGTAAGAACTAAAAAAAATTATGGGAAAACTAGTGACCGACAACCCGTTCGCCTCCTTCTGGTGGGGCGGCTACGAATGCACTGACCAGCTCAACGCCTTCGGCAACCGGGTGGATTTTTTACCCCTCACCGGCCACTTGCAGCTGCTGGATGAAGACTACCAGGACCTGAAGCCGTTCAACATCAAGACTGTGCGCGAAGGCATTCGCTGGGCGATGATTGAGAAAACGCCCTACCAGTATGATTTCAGCACGGTGCGCACGATGCTGCAAGCCGGGCAGCGCCACGGCATTCAGCAGGTGTGGGACTTGTGCCACTTCGGCTACCCCGACGACCTGACGCCGCTGCACCCCATGTTTGCGCGGCGCTTTGCGGCGCTGTGCCGGGCCTTCGTGGATTTTTACCGCGCCGAGCGGCCCGAGGGCACGCTCATTGTCACACCCATCAATGAGGTCAGCTTTATGTCGTGGCTGGGGGGCGACGCGCGCGGCACCTCGCCCTACTGCGTGGGTCAGGGCTGGGAAGTGAAATACGGCCTGATGCGCGCCTACATTGAGGGTAGTTGGGCCCTGCGCGAGGCCGACCCAAGTATCCGCTTTCTCAGTACTGAGCCGCTCATCAATATCGTGGCCCCGCCCAACCCCTGGGTCAGCCATCAGCGCGAAGCCCGCCGGATGCACCGTGACCAGTTCCAGGCTATTGACATCCTCTCGGGCCGCATGTGCCCCGAGCTGGGCGGCCACGAAAGCCTGCTCGACATCATCGGCTTTAATTACTACTACGACAACCAGTGGCAGCTGCGCCCGCACCGCCACCTGGGCTGGAACGACCCCGTGATGGACCCCCGCTGGGTGCCCCTTAGCGAGCTGTTGCGCCAGGCGCACAAGCGCTACCAGCGCCCCTTCGTGATTACCGAAACCAGCCACCCCGGCGAAGACCGGCCCCTGTGGTGGAACATGATTGGCCGCGAGTGCGCCCAGGCGCTAAGCAAGGGCCTACCCCTGCTCGGGGTGTGCCTCTACCCCATCATCGACCGCCCCGACTGGGACCACCTCGACCAGTGGCACCGCTCCGGTCTCTGGGATGCCGGATTAGTGCCCGATGGCCCGCCCCGCCGCCACCTGCACCAGGAGAGTGCCGCGGCCCTATTGCGAGCCCAAGAACTGGTGCGGCAGGCTATACCTAAAGCTCCTAACCCCCGGCCCCGGCGCGTGCTGGCCGGGTAGCGCGTAGGGTAAGCTTTAGCTTGCCGTATTATTGCAGAAATCAGTAATTTACGGCAAACTAAAGTTTACCTCACACTCGTTCAGTCGGCAAGCTAAAGCTTACCCTACGCGCTATGCAAGCCATCGCCCATTTATACTCGCCCATTGGGATGCTGGCTTTGCGCGGCTCCGACGCGGGCCTGCACGCCGTAGGCTTCGTAGACCGCGAGGCACCGGCCCCTACCCCCCCGGCGGCCGTAGCTGCCTGCCTGCAAGCGCCTTATCAGCAATTAAAAGCCTATTTCGGCCGCGAGCTGCGCGAATTCGATTTGCCGTGCGCGCCGCTTGGCGGCACCGACTTTCAGCGGCGAGTGTGGGCGGCGCTGGCGGGCATTGGGCACGGCCGCACGGCCTCGTACCTGGACGTGGCCCAGCTCTTGAATAACCCGAAATCGGTGCGGGCCGTGGGCGCGGCCAATGGGCAGAACCCGCTGGCCATTGTGTGGCCCTGCCACCGCGTGGTGGGGGCCGATGGCGCGCTTACCGGCTACGCCGGCGGCCTGCTGCGCAAGCGCTGGCTGCTGGACTTTGAGCGGCCCGAGCGCCAGGGCGCGCTTTTTGGCTGAGTGGCTGGTTTGGCCAGCAAAGAAGCGCGGTTATGCTAACGAAGGAAGCATCCCGCCCGCGCAAGTAAGCAATGCCGTTGCAACGAAGCGGGCGAGATGCTTCCTTCATCAGCATGACCGTTCCCTTTACACTGGTTGCCTCCCGTATTCTGCTTACTTTGCGGGCCCTACCTTCTTGCTTTTCTCATGAAAAACCTTGCCATACTGCTGGCCGCGCTGCTGGCGGGCGGCCCGGCCGCCGCCCAAACGATGGCGGCCATCAAGCCCCTACCCTACCCCGAGACGCGGAAGGTGGATACCACCACCACCTACTTCGGCACCAAAGTGCCCGACCCTTACCGCTGGCTCGAAAACGACCAGGCTGCCGATACCAAGGAGTGGGTGCAGGCCGAAAACCAGGTGACGCAGGATTATTTGGGCAAGATTCCGTTCCGCGAGGCCATTCGCACGCGCCTCACCAAGCTCTGGAATTATGAAAAATACTCCTCGCCTACCAAGGAGGGCAAGTACACGTATTTCTCCAAAAATACCGGCCTGCAAAGCCAGTACGTGCTGTATCGGCAGCTGGGCAGCGGCGCGCCGGAGGTGTTTCTCGACCCCAATACCTTTTCCAAGGACGGCACGACGTCGCTGGCGGGCATCAACTTCACCCTCGATGGCAGCCTGGCGGCCTACCAGATTTCGGAGGGCGGCTCTGACTGGCGCAAGGTGATTGTGTTGAAAACCAGCGACAAAACCATCGTGGGCGATACGCTGAAGGACGTCAAGTTTTCGGGCCTGGCCTGGAAGGGCAACGCGGGCTTCTACTATAGCAGCTACGATAAGCCCAAGGCCGGCAGCCAGCTGGCCGGCAAAACGCAGATTCACAAGCTATTCTACCATAAATTAGGCACGCCCCAAAATACCGATAAGCTCATCTTCGGCGGCGAAAAAGACCCCAACCGCTACGTGGGGGCCAGCGTGACGGAGGACGAGCGCTTTTTGGTCATCTCGGCCGCCAATACCACCACCGGTAATAAATTGTATTTGCAGGACCTGAGCAAGCCCGGCAGCGCCATCGTGAACGTAGTGCCCGACGAAAAGAGCATCAACCAAGTGATAGACAATGTAGGCAGCAAGCTCTATGTCTACACGAACCACCAGGCTCCCAATTTCCGGCTCGTGACCGCCGACGCGGCCGCGCCCCAGGAAGCTAATTGGAAAAACCTGATTCCCGAAACCAAGAACGTGCTGGACGTGAGCACGGTAGGCGGCAAAATCTTCGCCACTTACCTCCAAGATGCGACCTCGCTGGTGGAAGAATACGACCTGGCCGGCAAGAAGCTGCGCACCATCCAATTGCCGGGGGTAGGCTCGGCGGGCGGCTTCAACGGCAAGCTGCTGGATAAGGAAACGTACTATACCTTCACCTCTTACGTCTACCCGCCCACCATTTTTAAATATGACCTGGTGACCGGCCAATCCACGGTTTACAAGAAATCCGGCGTGCAGTTCGACCCGAGCAAATACGAGTCGAAGCAGGTATTTTACACTTCCAAGGACGGCACGCGCATCCCGATGCTGCTGACGTATAAAAAGGGCTTGGCGCTGAACGGCAAAAACCCTACCCTGCTCTACGCCTACGGCGGCTTCGGGGTGAATATTACGCCCGCCTTTAGCACCTCCAATATCATTTTGCTCGAAAACGGCGGCATCTACGCCGTGCCCAACCTGCGCGGCGGCGGCGAGTACGGCGAAAGCTGGCACAACGCGGGCACCAAGCTCAAGAAGCAGAACGTGTTCGACGACTACATCGCGGCAGCCGAGTACTTGGTTAAGAGCAATTATACCTCGAAGGACTACCTGGCCATTTCGGGGGCCTCCAACGGCGGCCTCCTCATCGGGGCCACCATGAGCCAGCGGCCGGAGCTGTTTCAGGTGGCTTTCCCGGCGGTGGGCGTGATGGATATGCTGCGCTACAACCAGTTCACGGCCGGCGCGGGCTGGGCCTACGACTACGGCACGGCCCAGGACTCACCCGAAATGTTCCAGTATTTGTATAAATATTCGCCCTACCACGCCCTGAAGCCAGCCACCTACCCCGCTACCCTCATCACGACTGCCGACCACGACGACCGCGTGGTGCCCGCGCACTCGTTCAAGTTCGCCTCGCGCCTCCAGGCCGACCAGCAGGGCCCGGCCCCGGTGCTCATCCGCATCGAAACCAAAGCCGGCCACGGCGCGGGCCGCTCCACGGCCCAAGTCATTGGTGAGCAAGTTGATAAGTGGGCGTTCATGTTTGAGAACATGGGGCTGAAGTACCCGCTGGCACAATAA
The genomic region above belongs to Hymenobacter psoromatis and contains:
- a CDS encoding 7TM diverse intracellular signaling domain-containing protein gives rise to the protein MRYALLIGWLWLLPLGAALARLPTSPAPANTLRLQARNDGPWLPYFAYCFDPGAQSLSGGRAAALWAAGRFRSMPPGRVFQAGFTRDRLWLRATVVNMLPQRTRFVWSLYSFVDSAALFVQPDGRGPARFVAGTSGRVVARARGFPARASCLPFWLEAHAQAVVYLAVENHTGATYLPTDLTTTEDFLAYEQAFFFTKNWTWLLGFYLGSALLSLLLFAFLRDRLYLWYGAYILFGTWFLLMEDGLDAWLLPQPVYSLGWQLGQYSLLLLALACQLRVLSRFVRLRQGWPRLHRLSWGLSGLAAAASLAYGLLVHPVSRAGAGALAALNGSREAVLWIMLVGGGLLLLAVVVRGRRPQRRLAASYGLAYACFFGGSLNFMLNRSGVVNIHLVNPNALAWGLALELLLLSALLPARFRQAQRQNADWRVRHLRERAAAGQRLIVAQEDEREALARELHDALAPGLTALHLAWQGRAVRQALTHGPPALTEAHVHSAALLRQLRHDVRALSHALLPTPPGAPLPLPEAVALLAETLSLTDDGPRISCHCDAAAAALPPPVQQAAYRMVAELLHNALRHAQARHVQVAVRRLPTTLLLRVADDGLGFDPQAPPPRRGGLGLRGVQARTGYLRGQVRVRSQPGQGTTVTVELPI
- a CDS encoding LuxR C-terminal-related transcriptional regulator, which produces MPCRLLLVDDHPALTRGLAALFCQEPDLEVSGQFASGEALLAYLEAGPTPPASLLLLDLHLPSPHDGLRLLPLLRRQWPALRVLVFSSATSPVLVAQVATAGAHGFLDKSAEADALLAAIRAVHTGQLVFPARVRTRPPLPGLPPVPGQVDADVLLRLRQLSAREREIVGLVREGLSTRAIAARLSLAELTVSTHRRNLMQKLGVHGLAELVRFAHEHGL
- a CDS encoding amine oxidase, with the protein product MGKLVTDNPFASFWWGGYECTDQLNAFGNRVDFLPLTGHLQLLDEDYQDLKPFNIKTVREGIRWAMIEKTPYQYDFSTVRTMLQAGQRHGIQQVWDLCHFGYPDDLTPLHPMFARRFAALCRAFVDFYRAERPEGTLIVTPINEVSFMSWLGGDARGTSPYCVGQGWEVKYGLMRAYIEGSWALREADPSIRFLSTEPLINIVAPPNPWVSHQREARRMHRDQFQAIDILSGRMCPELGGHESLLDIIGFNYYYDNQWQLRPHRHLGWNDPVMDPRWVPLSELLRQAHKRYQRPFVITETSHPGEDRPLWWNMIGRECAQALSKGLPLLGVCLYPIIDRPDWDHLDQWHRSGLWDAGLVPDGPPRRHLHQESAAALLRAQELVRQAIPKAPNPRPRRVLAG
- a CDS encoding prolyl oligopeptidase family serine peptidase, producing the protein MKNLAILLAALLAGGPAAAQTMAAIKPLPYPETRKVDTTTTYFGTKVPDPYRWLENDQAADTKEWVQAENQVTQDYLGKIPFREAIRTRLTKLWNYEKYSSPTKEGKYTYFSKNTGLQSQYVLYRQLGSGAPEVFLDPNTFSKDGTTSLAGINFTLDGSLAAYQISEGGSDWRKVIVLKTSDKTIVGDTLKDVKFSGLAWKGNAGFYYSSYDKPKAGSQLAGKTQIHKLFYHKLGTPQNTDKLIFGGEKDPNRYVGASVTEDERFLVISAANTTTGNKLYLQDLSKPGSAIVNVVPDEKSINQVIDNVGSKLYVYTNHQAPNFRLVTADAAAPQEANWKNLIPETKNVLDVSTVGGKIFATYLQDATSLVEEYDLAGKKLRTIQLPGVGSAGGFNGKLLDKETYYTFTSYVYPPTIFKYDLVTGQSTVYKKSGVQFDPSKYESKQVFYTSKDGTRIPMLLTYKKGLALNGKNPTLLYAYGGFGVNITPAFSTSNIILLENGGIYAVPNLRGGGEYGESWHNAGTKLKKQNVFDDYIAAAEYLVKSNYTSKDYLAISGASNGGLLIGATMSQRPELFQVAFPAVGVMDMLRYNQFTAGAGWAYDYGTAQDSPEMFQYLYKYSPYHALKPATYPATLITTADHDDRVVPAHSFKFASRLQADQQGPAPVLIRIETKAGHGAGRSTAQVIGEQVDKWAFMFENMGLKYPLAQ
- a CDS encoding methylated-DNA--[protein]-cysteine S-methyltransferase; the protein is MQAIAHLYSPIGMLALRGSDAGLHAVGFVDREAPAPTPPAAVAACLQAPYQQLKAYFGRELREFDLPCAPLGGTDFQRRVWAALAGIGHGRTASYLDVAQLLNNPKSVRAVGAANGQNPLAIVWPCHRVVGADGALTGYAGGLLRKRWLLDFERPERQGALFG
- a CDS encoding DUF5723 family protein — translated: MEQEGRSGPQQASATAEVRLPSFMLTLGPRAAIAFSSRVRGFAQASGVSYSLAQLARYGLGQADQLGLANQLLTDNSFHLEASAYHEFALTYARTFTPNTTHFFKGGLTLKYLVGLGGGYVRNEGVQFKVLDKNSIELQSRQLSYGLTDYRLYGQNGFTAGSLYGNQQLGRGYGADLGLTYEWRPDYEQHNYQMDGQDRPDDSQNKYRLRLGLALTDLGALAYNNDQHVRQGQLANTATVRLSQLDTLRFKTLQSVENTAQRLVGLSSTSREFTTYLPAALRFTADYQVAGHFYAGLLWTQSLLPARSLGSHTASLLALTPRLEFSRAELALPVVWANGYRQLQVGAMLRMGPLVLGSDNLGGLLGLSTATGADVYFGLALALRRHRRPDKDGDGVSNRYDKCLKEKGSWATRGCPAPAPPSTPTEVAPPTPPPWPAPAPSKNPPSPPPTEAPLTPAPAPN